One segment of Nostoc sp. UHCC 0302 DNA contains the following:
- a CDS encoding helix-turn-helix domain-containing protein produces the protein MFLDRLLKDEAHPPKPKKLDEKQEAFLIATACSNPPEGRVRWTMQLLADHLVNVGMVDYISDETVRQTLKKTKLNRG, from the coding sequence TTGTTTCTTGACAGGCTCTTAAAGGATGAAGCTCATCCACCAAAACCTAAAAAGTTAGACGAAAAGCAAGAAGCATTCTTAATTGCGACTGCTTGTTCTAATCCACCAGAAGGAAGAGTGCGTTGGACAATGCAATTATTAGCCGATCACTTGGTAAATGTTGGGATGGTAGATTATATTTCAGACGAAACAGTACGTCAAACTTTAAAAAAAACGAAATTAAACCGTGGTTAA
- a CDS encoding thermonuclease family protein yields MFSKFYLIAFSSLLLAQTMLPVVANNLNATIVSVGDGDTIRVRTGNKTVTVRLACIDAPEMKQSPWGQQSSARLKQLLPVGQAITLRPVETDKYKRLVAEIYVGNRSINVNMVQEGEAVVYRQYLKGCPQSKDSLLQGENYAKQQRLAFWSQSNPVMPWDFRHKTTQRTTSALAQGQQQNNCDPAYPDFCIPKNSPDLNCRDISQRRFKVLPPDPHGFDRDGDGIGCER; encoded by the coding sequence ATGTTCTCTAAATTTTACTTAATCGCTTTTAGTAGTCTGTTGTTAGCTCAAACAATGTTACCCGTTGTTGCCAATAATCTTAATGCCACAATTGTAAGCGTCGGTGACGGTGACACTATACGTGTAAGAACTGGTAATAAAACTGTAACTGTCCGCCTTGCTTGCATTGATGCACCAGAGATGAAACAAAGTCCTTGGGGGCAGCAGTCATCAGCAAGACTTAAACAACTGCTACCAGTGGGACAAGCCATTACTCTACGCCCTGTTGAAACTGATAAGTATAAGCGATTGGTAGCAGAGATTTATGTAGGGAATCGCAGCATCAATGTCAACATGGTGCAAGAGGGAGAAGCTGTAGTTTATCGCCAGTATCTCAAAGGCTGTCCGCAGTCTAAAGATAGCCTGTTACAAGGTGAAAACTACGCCAAACAACAGCGTTTAGCTTTTTGGAGCCAGTCTAATCCTGTAATGCCTTGGGACTTCCGCCACAAAACTACCCAACGGACAACTTCAGCGCTAGCTCAAGGACAGCAACAGAACAACTGTGACCCTGCTTACCCAGATTTTTGTATTCCAAAGAATTCACCAGACTTAAATTGCCGAGATATTAGCCAACGAAGATTTAAAGTGCTGCCACCCGATCCTCATGGTTTTGATCGAGATGGTGATGGCATTGGATGTGAACGGTAG
- a CDS encoding IS701 family transposase — protein sequence MDDYCAEYQDIFPEVRSFESFKYLHLGMISEIKRKSLPAIAKVVGLDNEQSLHHFLTDSPWDTKLLESRRLSLTLSMLKGESFILVIDETGDKKKGHSTDYVSRQYIGNLGKVENGLVSVNAYGIFGTIVFPLIFKIFKPKSTLKEGDIYKTKPELAVEIISELRELGFNFDIVLADCLYGESKTFRTILEKCELNYVVAVRSNHQAWAELGEVEFSGWHTFERIFSNGKEQTYYIQEIICQGWEDIRYWKITKDILKERKNTTWYLMTNLSGEIQQTVGNTYGFRNWIEYGIKQAKNELGWADFRLTDYQQIQRWWETVCCVYLMVSWHAIERDLAQHFSNR from the coding sequence GTGGATGATTACTGTGCTGAATACCAAGATATATTCCCAGAAGTGAGAAGTTTTGAGAGTTTTAAATATCTTCATTTGGGAATGATATCGGAAATTAAACGAAAATCCTTACCAGCAATTGCTAAGGTTGTAGGCTTAGATAACGAACAATCTTTACACCATTTTTTAACTGATTCACCTTGGGATACCAAACTTCTGGAAAGCCGGAGATTGTCTCTAACATTATCAATGTTAAAAGGAGAATCATTTATCTTAGTAATAGATGAGACCGGAGACAAAAAGAAAGGACACAGTACGGATTATGTATCAAGACAATATATCGGGAATTTGGGGAAAGTAGAAAATGGTCTAGTATCAGTCAATGCGTATGGAATTTTCGGAACAATAGTTTTTCCTTTAATTTTTAAAATTTTTAAACCAAAATCAACACTTAAAGAAGGAGATATATATAAAACCAAACCAGAATTAGCAGTAGAAATCATTAGCGAATTACGAGAATTAGGATTTAATTTCGATATAGTTTTAGCAGATTGCTTATATGGAGAGAGTAAGACTTTTCGCACAATTTTAGAGAAATGTGAATTAAATTATGTAGTAGCAGTACGTAGTAATCATCAGGCATGGGCAGAGTTGGGAGAAGTGGAATTCAGTGGCTGGCATACGTTTGAGCGCATATTTTCTAATGGAAAAGAGCAAACTTACTACATTCAAGAGATTATCTGCCAAGGCTGGGAAGATATTAGATATTGGAAGATTACTAAAGATATATTGAAAGAACGAAAAAATACAACCTGGTATTTGATGACTAATCTATCAGGAGAAATTCAACAGACAGTTGGCAATACCTATGGATTTCGTAATTGGATTGAATATGGTATCAAACAAGCTAAAAATGAATTAGGTTGGGCAGATTTTCGTTTAACTGATTATCAGCAGATCCAAAGATGGTGGGAGACTGTTTGTTGTGTATATTTAATGGTAAGCTGGCACGCTATCGAACGAGATTTAGCGCAGCATTTCTCAAACAGATAA
- a CDS encoding ISKra4 family transposase (programmed frameshift) codes for MTPEQKQTLQEHIQAIAKILYEDTSKEKLTNLAGIEEAVRSQMQKHVMPEVGGFFIKTITGTSAGYERRLKSILGELPITSKQAIELEVAPSTQLSPYLETCCLRVSANVSYEDAASDIKYFTGVQVSNSSQQRLVHRQNFELPRQEHTVEELSVDGGNIRVRTQSGEISAWLGYKAISLHHHETVGTSFQNNQVVIDWVNHQQLGSTVTCIGDGHDGIWNIVDQLAPDVQRREVLDWFHLIENLHKIGGSQKRLKQAQALLWKGQVEETKTLFTGCQGKQVQNFCRYLDKHRHRIINYEYHQAEEICSIGSGSVESAVKQIDRRTKISGAQWKRENVPQVLAHRCAYLNGLLSV; via the exons ATGACCCCAGAACAAAAGCAAACTCTTCAAGAACATATTCAAGCGATCGCTAAAATATTGTACGAAGATACGTCAAAAGAAAAGCTCACAAATCTTGCAGGAATTGAAGAAGCAGTGCGGAGTCAAATGCAGAAGCACGTTATGCCAGAAGTAGGGG GTTTTTTTATCAAAACGATTACAGGAACAAGCGCAGGATATGAACGACGACTCAAAAGCATCCTTGGAGAGTTACCAATAACTAGCAAACAAGCCATTGAATTAGAAGTTGCGCCGAGTACTCAACTGAGCCCGTATCTAGAAACTTGTTGTTTGAGGGTAAGTGCGAATGTTAGTTATGAAGATGCAGCATCAGACATCAAATATTTTACAGGTGTACAGGTTTCCAATAGCAGTCAACAGAGATTAGTGCATCGTCAGAATTTTGAATTGCCAAGACAAGAACATACAGTTGAAGAATTAAGTGTCGATGGTGGAAACATTCGTGTGCGGACTCAATCAGGAGAAATAAGTGCATGGCTGGGCTATAAAGCGATTAGCTTACATCACCATGAAACCGTGGGAACGTCTTTTCAAAATAATCAGGTTGTAATTGATTGGGTTAATCACCAACAACTGGGTAGTACAGTCACTTGTATTGGTGATGGACATGACGGCATTTGGAATATTGTTGACCAATTAGCACCTGATGTACAACGTCGAGAAGTACTGGATTGGTTTCATTTAATAGAAAACCTTCACAAAATTGGAGGTTCACAGAAACGCTTGAAACAGGCACAAGCTTTACTATGGAAAGGTCAAGTAGAAGAAACCAAAACCTTATTTACTGGTTGTCAGGGTAAACAAGTGCAAAACTTTTGTCGTTATCTCGATAAGCATCGTCATCGCATCATCAACTACGAATATCATCAAGCTGAAGAAATTTGTTCAATTGGTTCTGGGTCAGTTGAATCTGCCGTTAAACAGATTGACCGTCGAACAAAGATTTCTGGGGCGCAATGGAAACGAGAAAATGTGCCTCAAGTTCTGGCTCATCGCTGTGCTTACCTCAATGGATTATTGTCTGTTTGA
- a CDS encoding DUF5674 family protein, producing MILIIREPATSEQIKEMLKTWEVFIKIAVDIERKVIAGGGVRHYECEQELLKDGSRQRDIWGADWSPSTQEIAFESIINIRPSQNNRSMVIRSPEIRERVTQITQQLLGGL from the coding sequence TTGATTTTAATCATCCGTGAGCCTGCTACCAGTGAACAGATAAAAGAAATGCTGAAAACTTGGGAGGTATTTATTAAAATAGCAGTAGATATCGAACGCAAAGTTATTGCAGGTGGTGGCGTTCGCCATTACGAATGTGAACAAGAGTTGCTTAAAGACGGTAGCAGACAACGAGATATTTGGGGTGCTGATTGGTCTCCTTCCACTCAGGAAATTGCCTTTGAGTCAATCATCAACATCCGCCCCAGCCAAAATAACCGTAGTATGGTAATTAGATCCCCCGAAATTCGAGAACGAGTCACCCAAATTACCCAGCAGTTGCTGGGAGGATTATAA
- a CDS encoding MATE family efflux transporter yields MFSEIKKCLLLAIPLSLAQLAQGATGFVDTVMMGWLGSQTIASGGLGASIFGFCLLLFTGIVSAVSPLAAQAYGAGNQEKVGTIVRLGLGISLILAIPITLLFCNGGSLLLQLGQDANTAALAQTYLRAIALGFIPALGFAVLKSFLSALLQPQLVMVTVVLGTLLNIAANYVLMFGKLGFPAMGLAGIGWASTLSLWSMFVALTVYVCNQPQFAVYGVFQPSFYKAFTLEHRHIIGEIFQVGLPIGGLIAVEVGLFTVVTFLSGQLGTNALAAHQIALQTISMSFQIALGVSIATTIRVGQLAGQNDLASTRLAGYVGIAIAALSMAVAAIAFWLVPKSIISLYIDINDQNNAQVVALAVKLLGVAAIFQIVDGVQVTAAGALRGLKDTRIPMLIGIFAYWCVGLFTGYTFGITSGYGAIGLWWGLAIGLTLAAIILTWRFSTRTTNY; encoded by the coding sequence ATGTTTTCTGAAATCAAGAAATGCCTCTTGTTAGCCATACCTCTCTCCTTGGCACAACTGGCTCAGGGGGCGACTGGTTTTGTGGATACGGTAATGATGGGCTGGCTAGGAAGTCAGACCATTGCATCTGGAGGTTTAGGAGCTAGTATCTTTGGCTTTTGTCTGCTGCTGTTTACTGGTATTGTTTCTGCTGTTAGTCCCCTAGCTGCTCAAGCATACGGAGCTGGAAATCAAGAGAAAGTCGGGACAATTGTACGGCTGGGATTAGGGATATCTCTGATACTAGCAATACCGATTACTTTACTGTTTTGCAATGGAGGTAGTTTACTCCTGCAACTAGGGCAGGATGCTAACACAGCAGCATTAGCACAGACTTATTTAAGAGCGATCGCACTGGGTTTCATTCCTGCTTTAGGCTTTGCGGTACTTAAAAGTTTTCTTTCTGCTCTGTTGCAACCGCAATTAGTGATGGTGACTGTAGTTTTGGGTACTTTGCTCAACATTGCTGCTAACTATGTGCTGATGTTTGGTAAGCTGGGTTTTCCAGCGATGGGTTTAGCTGGTATTGGTTGGGCAAGCACACTCTCACTATGGAGTATGTTTGTTGCTTTGACAGTTTATGTATGTAATCAACCTCAATTTGCAGTATATGGTGTTTTTCAACCCTCATTTTACAAAGCTTTTACCTTAGAACATCGCCATATCATTGGCGAGATTTTTCAGGTTGGGCTGCCAATCGGCGGACTGATTGCAGTAGAAGTAGGACTGTTCACTGTCGTCACTTTCTTGAGCGGGCAATTAGGAACAAATGCCCTTGCTGCTCATCAAATTGCTTTACAAACTATTTCTATGTCGTTTCAGATTGCGCTGGGCGTTTCTATTGCGACAACAATTCGTGTTGGGCAGTTAGCCGGACAAAATGACCTCGCTAGCACTCGTCTGGCTGGATATGTAGGCATTGCCATTGCAGCTTTATCTATGGCTGTAGCAGCCATTGCATTTTGGCTTGTGCCAAAGTCAATTATTTCTCTTTACATTGACATTAACGACCAAAACAATGCACAGGTGGTTGCCCTGGCAGTGAAATTGCTCGGAGTCGCGGCGATTTTTCAAATAGTTGACGGTGTGCAAGTTACTGCTGCGGGAGCATTACGCGGACTCAAAGACACTCGAATCCCTATGTTGATTGGAATTTTTGCTTATTGGTGTGTTGGCTTATTCACTGGTTATACTTTCGGAATCACGTCGGGCTATGGAGCTATTGGTCTTTGGTGGGGATTGGCTATTGGTTTAACCCTCGCTGCAATAATCTTGACTTGGCGCTTTAGCACCAGAACAACTAATTACTGA
- a CDS encoding sigma-70 family RNA polymerase sigma factor produces MNSHSSQDKELKQKLLRKVIEQHYQELLVGIQVYIWKFGFVKERTQVETLVKEILQDTIVIALEKSQNYDINRPALSWLLGVALNVMRKRRREQCYESQHITPITDTPQVRKKIQQLGFELTSEAEMFEFLHHLPEQSDPYGRLILEELLCLAGDSDREVLRLSFVEGLKGKSLASALNIKEGTAWVRLHRAIVRLRQAYALNMRKLEKDK; encoded by the coding sequence TTGAACAGTCATAGCTCACAAGATAAAGAATTGAAGCAAAAATTACTCAGAAAAGTTATTGAACAGCATTATCAAGAACTTTTGGTGGGTATTCAAGTTTACATTTGGAAGTTTGGTTTTGTGAAAGAGCGCACTCAAGTCGAGACGCTAGTTAAAGAAATTTTACAGGACACTATCGTAATCGCTCTTGAAAAATCACAAAATTATGACATTAATCGTCCAGCACTTTCTTGGCTACTTGGTGTAGCTCTCAATGTGATGCGAAAAAGGCGACGCGAACAGTGCTATGAATCTCAACACATTACGCCTATTACAGATACTCCCCAAGTTCGCAAAAAAATTCAGCAACTTGGTTTTGAATTAACTTCAGAAGCAGAAATGTTTGAATTCTTACATCATTTACCAGAGCAAAGCGATCCTTATGGGCGGCTTATTTTAGAAGAACTACTCTGTTTAGCTGGAGACAGCGATCGAGAAGTACTTAGATTATCCTTTGTTGAGGGGCTGAAGGGGAAATCGTTAGCTTCAGCCTTAAATATTAAGGAAGGAACAGCTTGGGTACGCTTACACCGAGCGATTGTGCGGTTGCGTCAAGCCTACGCACTTAATATGCGGAAACTTGAAAAGGACAAATAA
- a CDS encoding sigma-70 family RNA polymerase sigma factor, translating into MEKNPDEHLRYLITQACGHPLGSQERQKLLTQIIRLTSRKLWRESTPYYQDALQQTWLYFCRNICEGLTGQIYDPTYGSVTTWLNAYLKRRLQDFYLNLHREQATTVSLRHYQSTSGDRNETIDPIDNLPATPQAPPILENLEIWVKTDSDGELRHTHIQGHPEVNCQVLILKRLPPEVSWRELSEEFGLPIPTLSSFYQRQCLPRLRKFAELEGLL; encoded by the coding sequence GTGGAGAAAAACCCCGATGAACACCTAAGATACCTAATTACACAAGCCTGTGGACACCCACTTGGAAGCCAAGAGCGTCAGAAACTGCTCACACAAATTATCCGCTTAACTTCTAGAAAACTATGGAGGGAAAGTACTCCTTACTATCAAGATGCACTGCAACAAACCTGGTTGTATTTCTGTCGCAACATCTGCGAAGGTTTAACAGGTCAAATCTATGACCCTACTTATGGCAGTGTTACTACTTGGTTAAATGCTTACCTAAAACGCAGACTACAAGACTTTTACTTAAATCTCCACCGAGAACAAGCTACAACAGTCTCTCTTAGGCATTATCAGTCTACATCGGGTGACAGGAATGAAACTATTGACCCCATAGATAACTTGCCTGCCACTCCCCAAGCACCCCCCATTTTGGAAAACTTGGAAATATGGGTCAAAACAGACTCTGATGGAGAACTGCGTCATACTCACATTCAAGGGCATCCAGAAGTGAATTGTCAGGTGTTAATTCTCAAACGCCTACCCCCAGAAGTTAGCTGGAGAGAATTGTCTGAGGAATTTGGGTTGCCAATTCCGACATTGAGCAGTTTTTATCAACGTCAGTGTCTGCCACGCTTGCGAAAATTTGCTGAATTAGAGGGCTTACTATAA
- a CDS encoding transposase — MKLRNVVHSFDFAKQLKEIVDVYYRDAEVIRLVVDNLNIHTPSTLYEAFTPQEARRIIQKLEFHYTPKHASW; from the coding sequence TTGAAGTTACGCAACGTCGTACACTCATTTGACTTTGCTAAACAACTGAAAGAGATAGTAGATGTTTATTACCGCGATGCTGAGGTAATTCGCTTAGTAGTTGATAATCTGAATATTCATACTCCAAGTACATTATATGAAGCTTTCACGCCACAAGAAGCACGCCGAATTATTCAAAAATTGGAGTTTCACTATACTCCTAAACACGCTTCTTGGTGA
- a CDS encoding ASCH domain-containing protein: protein MKAISVRQPWAWGIIYSTKDIENRGWPINYRGDILIHAAKKCTKKEYEIASIFCQSMGVSIPELHSLRRGQVIGIVTIVDCRFSQVVSGWGIPGQYHWQLVVCQGNFAK from the coding sequence ATGAAAGCGATATCCGTCCGTCAACCTTGGGCATGGGGAATCATTTACTCCACCAAGGATATAGAGAATCGTGGCTGGCCCATCAACTACCGAGGCGATATTCTAATCCATGCTGCGAAAAAGTGTACCAAGAAGGAATATGAAATCGCCTCCATCTTTTGTCAAAGCATGGGCGTGTCTATACCAGAACTTCATAGTCTCCGTCGTGGTCAAGTCATCGGTATCGTCACAATAGTTGACTGTCGGTTCTCACAGGTTGTGTCAGGTTGGGGTATACCTGGGCAGTACCATTGGCAGCTAGTAGTCTGCCAAGGTAACTTTGCTAAGTAA
- a CDS encoding IS1380 family transposase has translation MTPQKTDCIPEQFKFEQVKSCPVVVNFKGERVTSDAGLTLIAELDRKREITSRVARCFKDYRDSNRIDHSVESLITQRIYGLIMGYEDLNDHEELRHDPMFILALGKIMGSEKELPVLAGKSTLNRIEHCPETVESRASSRYHRIGHDAEAIEKLLVEIFLESYSKAPRQIILDLDVTDDLVHGNQEEVFFNPYYRGYCYAPLYIFCGKHLIAAKLRASNVDPASGALSELQRVIKLIRLRWDNVKIIVRGDSAYSREDIMSWCESQVGVDYVFGLAQNSRLIQLSQPTQYRAYLEYSQKLETVVEFFETLFTPSDDLKKQAAAFVDNSVWYCSLDYKTLKSWSRNRRVVSKIEYSKSGVSTRFVVTSLPTKLVPPGRLYTQKYCPRGDMENRLKEQKLSLKSDRTSTHTFAGNQLRLWFSSVAYILINALREQCLTTSELKNATVGTVRTKLLKLGAVITVNSRYILIAISRDCPYKNIFATAYSYLSRLNCSG, from the coding sequence ATGACCCCTCAGAAAACAGATTGTATACCGGAACAGTTCAAATTTGAACAAGTTAAATCATGTCCAGTCGTAGTTAATTTCAAGGGTGAGAGGGTAACATCAGATGCAGGATTGACTTTAATTGCGGAGCTAGACCGAAAAAGAGAAATTACATCGCGAGTAGCAAGATGTTTTAAAGATTACCGAGATTCCAATAGAATTGACCATTCAGTAGAAAGCCTAATCACGCAGAGAATATATGGTTTGATAATGGGTTATGAAGACTTAAACGACCACGAGGAACTGCGTCACGATCCAATGTTTATCCTGGCGCTAGGGAAAATAATGGGTTCAGAAAAAGAACTACCAGTCCTAGCAGGTAAAAGCACTTTAAATCGTATCGAACACTGTCCAGAAACTGTTGAATCAAGAGCATCAAGTCGATATCATCGCATTGGACATGATGCAGAAGCTATAGAGAAATTATTAGTTGAAATATTTTTAGAATCCTACTCCAAAGCACCACGACAGATAATTTTAGACTTGGACGTGACTGATGATTTAGTGCATGGCAATCAAGAAGAAGTGTTTTTTAACCCTTATTATAGAGGATATTGTTATGCTCCACTTTATATTTTCTGCGGTAAACATTTAATTGCAGCAAAGCTTCGTGCTTCTAATGTAGATCCAGCGTCGGGTGCATTATCAGAATTGCAACGAGTAATAAAACTAATACGTTTACGTTGGGATAATGTGAAAATTATTGTACGTGGAGATAGTGCGTATTCGAGAGAAGATATTATGAGTTGGTGTGAATCTCAAGTTGGAGTAGATTATGTCTTTGGGTTAGCCCAGAATAGTCGGTTAATTCAACTATCCCAACCAACCCAATACCGGGCTTATCTTGAATATTCGCAAAAACTGGAAACTGTAGTAGAGTTTTTTGAAACTTTATTTACTCCGTCAGATGACTTGAAAAAACAAGCAGCAGCCTTTGTTGATAACTCAGTTTGGTATTGTTCGCTTGATTATAAAACTTTAAAATCTTGGAGCCGTAATCGCCGTGTTGTCTCAAAAATTGAGTATAGTAAGTCAGGGGTAAGTACTCGTTTTGTTGTCACTTCACTCCCTACTAAATTAGTGCCTCCAGGACGACTTTATACCCAGAAGTATTGCCCACGAGGTGATATGGAGAATCGTTTAAAAGAACAGAAGTTATCACTAAAAAGTGATAGAACTAGTACTCATACATTTGCTGGAAATCAACTACGTCTGTGGTTTTCTTCTGTTGCTTATATTTTGATAAACGCTCTCCGAGAGCAATGTTTAACAACAAGCGAACTCAAAAATGCTACTGTTGGAACTGTTCGTACAAAGTTACTGAAATTGGGAGCCGTTATTACTGTTAATAGCCGATATATTTTAATCGCTATTAGTAGAGATTGTCCATACAAGAATATTTTTGCAACAGCTTACAGCTATTTATCTCGGCTAAACTGTTCTGGTTGA
- a CDS encoding IS630 family transposase: MDNAIISRSLGKCWDSRFNFRRNSTSNFKKNEIKPWLKEQWCIPEVNAEFVLRMEDVLDLYNEPYNPKKPVLCLDERPYQLVEEVRLPIPAEPGKSERYDYEYKRNGVVNLFALFEPLAGWRHIEVTQRRTKIDFAKQLKELVDVHYRDAEVIRLVVDNLNIHTPSTLYEAFTPQEARRISQKLEFHYTPKHASW, encoded by the coding sequence TTGGACAATGCAATTATTAGCAGATCACTTGGTAAATGTTGGGATAGTAGATTCAATTTCCGACGAAACAGTACGTCAAACTTTAAAAAAAATGAAATTAAACCCTGGTTGAAAGAACAGTGGTGTATTCCAGAAGTTAATGCAGAATTTGTACTCCGAATGGAAGATGTGTTGGATTTATATAATGAGCCATACAATCCGAAAAAGCCTGTACTGTGCTTGGATGAGCGCCCATATCAGTTAGTAGAAGAAGTAAGACTTCCAATACCCGCAGAACCAGGAAAATCTGAACGTTATGATTATGAATATAAACGTAACGGCGTAGTAAATTTATTTGCCCTTTTTGAACCTCTAGCTGGATGGAGGCATATTGAAGTTACACAACGTCGTACAAAAATTGACTTTGCTAAACAATTGAAAGAGTTAGTAGATGTTCATTACCGCGATGCTGAGGTAATCCGTTTAGTAGTTGATAATCTGAATATTCATACTCCAAGTACATTATATGAGGCTTTCACACCACAAGAAGCACGTAGAATTAGTCAAAAATTAGAGTTTCACTATACCCCTAAACACGCTTCTTGGTGA
- a CDS encoding DUF5131 family protein, whose translation MPTNIEWTDQTDNIIRVKTGGWWCQKVSEGCRNCYSEKLNQNSFFGGNKQPYSRQPPELILDTEAIRKWGFQRKSRKHFVSSMTDVFGEWVPRFWQHEMLDGMFVAPKQTFQILTKRPEIMLSSINEWLSCHGLDKLPANIWVGTSVENQQTADKRIPLLLQIPAVVRFLSCEPLLEEIDFIQAGVFQRLISDDYQRELVNEDVQWLILGGESGPNSRPCHIEWIDLIVQQCQQSKTPVFVKQLGANAHLGGQRFKTCDHKGGEIEEFPKHLRLQELSLSMCD comes from the coding sequence ATGCCAACAAATATAGAATGGACAGACCAAACTGATAATATCATTCGTGTAAAGACTGGCGGTTGGTGGTGTCAAAAAGTCTCAGAGGGTTGCAGAAATTGCTATAGCGAGAAGTTGAATCAAAATTCTTTCTTTGGCGGAAACAAGCAACCCTACTCTAGACAACCACCAGAGCTAATATTAGATACAGAAGCTATCCGTAAATGGGGATTTCAGAGAAAATCTAGAAAGCATTTTGTTTCTTCAATGACTGATGTTTTTGGTGAGTGGGTTCCACGCTTTTGGCAACATGAAATGCTCGATGGGATGTTCGTTGCACCAAAGCAAACATTCCAAATCCTCACCAAGCGCCCAGAAATTATGCTGTCCTCTATAAACGAATGGCTCTCCTGTCACGGATTAGATAAATTACCTGCAAATATTTGGGTTGGTACATCAGTAGAGAATCAACAGACAGCCGACAAACGTATTCCTCTACTATTACAAATACCAGCAGTAGTCCGATTTTTATCTTGTGAGCCGTTACTTGAAGAAATTGACTTTATACAAGCAGGTGTTTTCCAAAGATTAATTAGTGATGATTATCAACGGGAATTAGTCAATGAAGATGTTCAATGGCTCATTCTTGGTGGTGAGTCTGGCCCAAACTCAAGACCATGCCACATCGAATGGATTGATTTAATTGTCCAACAATGCCAACAATCGAAAACACCCGTATTTGTGAAGCAGTTGGGTGCTAATGCTCACCTTGGGGGACAGCGATTTAAAACCTGTGATCACAAGGGGGGAGAAATTGAGGAGTTTCCCAAACATCTGCGGTTGCAAGAATTATCTCTATCTATGTGTGACTAA
- a CDS encoding carbohydrate-binding module family 14 protein: MKKLLIRVFLTIVLSIGLMTSSISIANAETVSTVPTVPDYPCEPEDVDNLYQNPEDPNSFYQCAPYGLVLMKCPSGLAFDVDLNICNWPKGSEQDSQ, translated from the coding sequence ATGAAAAAGCTACTCATTCGTGTTTTTCTCACAATCGTCCTAAGTATAGGGCTGATGACAAGTAGTATAAGTATCGCCAATGCTGAAACAGTATCTACTGTTCCTACAGTTCCTGATTATCCATGCGAACCTGAAGACGTTGATAATCTCTATCAAAACCCTGAAGACCCCAATAGCTTTTATCAATGTGCGCCTTATGGACTTGTACTAATGAAATGCCCATCTGGGTTGGCGTTTGACGTAGACTTGAATATTTGCAATTGGCCGAAAGGTTCAGAGCAAGATTCACAATAA
- a CDS encoding helix-turn-helix domain-containing protein — translation MAKKYIVDLSEDEALQLQSIIKKGKHKARTITRANILLMAAEGETDTAIAATVRVHVATVERTREKFVIGGLDFALKDGEYPPKPLAI, via the coding sequence ATGGCAAAAAAATATATTGTAGATTTAAGCGAAGATGAAGCTTTACAACTGCAATCAATCATCAAAAAAGGAAAGCACAAAGCAAGAACTATCACCCGTGCAAACATTCTTTTGATGGCGGCGGAAGGAGAAACGGACACGGCGATCGCTGCTACAGTGCGAGTTCATGTTGCTACGGTGGAAAGAACAAGAGAAAAATTTGTAATTGGCGGATTAGATTTTGCTTTAAAAGATGGGGAATATCCACCAAAACCCCTAGCTATCTAA